In Balneola sp., one genomic interval encodes:
- the mraZ gene encoding division/cell wall cluster transcriptional repressor MraZ, with amino-acid sequence MPSFKGQYEHSIDAKGRVAFPAKLRKSLSPSAQERFTIVRGQESCLYLYPEDEWSHVEEKLSRINNFTKKGRLAKRNFLRYAEDVSLDKQNRIALPSDLTEYAAINGKAVFLGMGEYIEVWDPAKLEEADAALDDGAFEEIFEQVMGDNPETDVA; translated from the coding sequence GTGCCAAGTTTTAAAGGACAATACGAGCATAGTATAGATGCCAAAGGCCGCGTGGCCTTCCCTGCCAAGTTACGCAAATCTTTGAGTCCTTCCGCACAAGAACGCTTTACTATTGTACGCGGTCAGGAATCCTGCCTTTATTTATACCCCGAAGATGAGTGGTCTCATGTTGAAGAAAAACTATCCCGCATAAATAACTTCACCAAAAAAGGCCGACTCGCTAAAAGAAATTTTCTGCGCTATGCGGAAGACGTGTCCCTTGACAAGCAAAACCGTATTGCCCTGCCTTCCGACCTCACAGAATATGCTGCCATCAACGGCAAAGCGGTATTCCTTGGAATGGGTGAATATATAGAGGTGTGGGACCCGGCTAAATTAGAGGAAGCTGATGCTGCCCTCGACGACGGAGCCTTTGAAGAAATTTTTGAACAAGTGATGGGAGATAATCCTGAAACCGATGTTGCTTGA
- a CDS encoding aminopeptidase: protein MKTLLVFLALTLATNTSYSQDRQRARDLGIKPGILTPGPINAITDADGVSVGHATVIEGENIRTGVTMIFPHQGDVFKSRVPAAVYVGNGYGKALGFTQIRELGEIETPIGLTNTLSIHTVANGITDYILNQAGNENVRSVNPVVGETNDGWLNDIRGRHITMEHVSEAIQNAKTGSVEEGSVGAGSGTSALGFKGGIGTSSRQLPEKLGGYTVGVLVQSNFGGVLTINGAPVGEELENHYLASAVPYDVDGSIMIIVATDAPLLSRNLERLAKRALLGIARVGGFASNGSGDYVIAFSTSEDVRIETGNSGSTQTYTELENSATTPLFLAAVEATEEAILNSLFMATTITGDRGHTQEALPIPEVLEIMKKYNLLEN, encoded by the coding sequence ATGAAAACACTTTTAGTTTTTCTAGCTCTTACGTTAGCTACAAATACTTCTTATTCCCAAGACCGCCAACGCGCCAGAGACCTTGGTATCAAACCGGGAATCCTAACACCTGGACCTATCAATGCTATCACTGATGCAGATGGGGTAAGTGTGGGGCATGCAACGGTTATAGAAGGCGAAAATATCCGAACCGGTGTAACAATGATTTTCCCTCATCAGGGCGATGTATTTAAAAGCCGGGTACCTGCGGCAGTATATGTAGGTAATGGATATGGAAAAGCATTGGGGTTTACACAGATCAGAGAGTTGGGTGAAATTGAAACACCTATTGGTCTAACCAATACATTGAGTATTCATACCGTAGCCAATGGAATTACTGATTATATCTTAAATCAGGCCGGTAATGAAAATGTGCGATCAGTAAATCCGGTAGTTGGAGAAACCAATGATGGCTGGTTGAATGATATCCGAGGTCGGCACATTACTATGGAGCATGTTTCCGAAGCTATCCAAAATGCTAAAACAGGATCTGTTGAAGAAGGTTCTGTTGGTGCCGGATCTGGAACTTCAGCGCTGGGTTTTAAAGGTGGAATTGGGACTTCTTCTCGGCAGCTCCCTGAAAAGCTGGGAGGGTACACTGTTGGCGTTTTGGTTCAGTCTAATTTTGGAGGAGTGCTAACTATAAACGGAGCGCCGGTTGGGGAAGAACTTGAGAATCACTACCTAGCAAGTGCAGTACCTTATGATGTGGACGGCTCTATCATGATTATTGTGGCTACTGATGCTCCCCTCCTTTCAAGAAATTTAGAACGACTCGCCAAAAGAGCTTTACTTGGAATTGCCCGTGTTGGTGGTTTTGCCTCTAATGGAAGTGGCGATTATGTGATCGCGTTTTCAACGAGTGAAGATGTTAGAATCGAAACCGGAAATTCTGGATCAACTCAAACTTATACCGAACTCGAAAACTCAGCCACCACCCCGCTTTTTCTTGCAGCAGTAGAAGCTACTGAAGAAGCCATTTTAAATTCCCTATTTATGGCAACCACAATAACCGGAGATCGCGGACATACTCAGGAAGCTCTTCCAATTCCTGAAGTTTTAGAAATTATGAAGAAATATAATCTGCTTGAGAACTAA
- the metX gene encoding homoserine O-acetyltransferase, whose translation MTKPLIHSFESSFTTESGVEITDPVISYRSWGKLNTEKDNVVFICHALTGNTDADVWFGGLIGTDKTINPDKHFIICTNILGSCYGSTGPESINPETGKAWQADFPDITIRDIVRFNQKLLDELGITGIKLVVGGSLGGMTALEFALIDDRVKAAALFAMGKAHSPWAIGISQAQRMAIYADKNWNGGFYSKKNPPEKGLAAARAMAMITYRTPENYTKKFSREVHPEKEIYQVESYLNYQGQKLVGRFDANSYVTLTKAMDSHDVSRNRGSFESVLAKLDKPVLVVGFESDKLYPIGEQQELAELIPNSHFAQLDSPYGHDAFLIEFDQLNTQLQSFFHSLTEVKS comes from the coding sequence ATGACAAAACCTTTAATCCATAGCTTCGAGTCTTCCTTTACTACCGAGTCAGGTGTGGAAATAACAGATCCGGTAATCTCCTACCGAAGCTGGGGAAAACTAAATACCGAAAAGGATAATGTGGTATTCATTTGCCATGCACTTACAGGCAACACCGATGCCGACGTTTGGTTTGGCGGTTTGATTGGGACAGATAAAACCATCAATCCAGATAAACACTTTATCATCTGTACCAATATTCTTGGTAGCTGTTATGGTTCTACCGGGCCTGAATCCATCAACCCGGAAACAGGCAAGGCTTGGCAAGCTGATTTCCCCGATATCACCATCCGTGATATTGTGAGGTTTAATCAAAAGTTGCTGGATGAACTGGGTATCACAGGAATCAAACTGGTAGTTGGAGGATCTTTGGGTGGAATGACTGCCCTGGAGTTTGCCCTTATAGATGACCGGGTGAAAGCAGCGGCTCTTTTTGCCATGGGAAAAGCACATTCCCCTTGGGCCATTGGTATTAGCCAAGCTCAGCGAATGGCCATTTATGCAGACAAGAACTGGAATGGCGGATTTTATTCAAAAAAGAATCCACCTGAGAAAGGGTTAGCCGCAGCCCGGGCTATGGCAATGATCACCTACAGAACACCGGAAAATTATACCAAAAAATTCAGCCGTGAAGTTCATCCCGAAAAAGAAATATATCAGGTTGAATCCTATCTGAATTACCAGGGGCAGAAATTAGTTGGACGATTTGATGCCAACTCTTATGTCACCTTAACTAAAGCTATGGATTCCCATGATGTTTCCCGTAATCGTGGTTCCTTTGAAAGCGTTTTGGCAAAATTAGATAAACCGGTTTTAGTTGTTGGGTTTGAAAGCGACAAGCTTTATCCCATCGGCGAACAACAAGAGCTGGCTGAGCTTATTCCGAACAGCCACTTTGCACAGTTAGATTCTCCTTACGGACACGACGCCTTCCTGATCGAATTCGATCAGCTCAACACTCAATTGCAATCATTTTTTCACTCACTCACCGAAGTAAAATCATGA
- a CDS encoding O-acetylhomoserine aminocarboxypropyltransferase (catalyzes the formation of L-methionine and acetate from O-acetyl-L-homoserine and methanethiol), whose protein sequence is MSNEKEKRDFKFETLQLHAGQEPDPTTGSRAVPIYQTTSFNFDNSEHAANLFALREFGNIYTRIMNPTNDVFENRLAALEGGTAALATSSGQAAQFLAITNLAEAGDNIVSTQFLYGGTYNQFKVTLPRLGIKVNFAEDDSIEAFEKHIDDKTKAIYVESIGNPRGNVADFEGLSALAKKHDIPLVVDNTFGAGGALVQPLKHGANVVTASATKWIGGHGTSIGGVIVDGGNFNWGNGKFPGFSEPSPSYHGLKFWEVFGEDGPFGNIAFAIRARVEGLRDVGSSQSPFNSFLLLQGLETLSLRVERHSENALKLAKFLKGHEAIEWINYTGLPEHDYHERAKKYLKKDHFGSVFTFGVKGGYDAAREFIEGVELSSHLANVGDAKTLVIHPASTTHQQLTDKEQQASGVKGDLIRVSVGIEHIDDIIEDFEKAFAKIKVTA, encoded by the coding sequence ATGAGCAACGAAAAAGAAAAACGCGACTTCAAATTTGAAACCCTGCAGCTACATGCGGGACAAGAACCCGATCCAACAACCGGATCCAGAGCGGTTCCCATTTATCAAACTACTTCTTTCAACTTTGATAATTCGGAGCACGCTGCTAATCTTTTTGCACTTCGTGAATTTGGGAATATTTATACCCGGATCATGAACCCAACCAACGATGTATTTGAAAACCGGCTTGCTGCTTTAGAAGGCGGAACCGCTGCATTAGCAACCTCATCAGGACAAGCTGCACAGTTTTTAGCCATCACCAATTTAGCCGAAGCCGGTGATAACATCGTCTCCACGCAGTTCCTTTATGGTGGAACCTATAATCAGTTTAAAGTGACATTACCCCGATTGGGAATAAAAGTGAACTTTGCTGAAGACGATTCCATTGAAGCTTTTGAAAAGCATATTGATGACAAAACAAAAGCCATCTATGTAGAATCCATTGGAAATCCGCGCGGAAACGTAGCTGATTTCGAAGGGCTTTCTGCTTTAGCTAAAAAGCATGACATCCCTCTCGTAGTTGATAATACCTTTGGCGCCGGCGGAGCTTTGGTCCAGCCATTAAAACATGGCGCTAATGTGGTAACCGCATCAGCCACTAAATGGATTGGCGGACACGGAACTTCCATCGGTGGCGTGATCGTAGATGGTGGAAACTTCAACTGGGGCAACGGTAAATTTCCAGGCTTCAGTGAACCTTCCCCTTCTTATCACGGATTAAAGTTTTGGGAAGTTTTTGGTGAAGACGGTCCGTTTGGAAACATCGCTTTTGCGATCCGTGCAAGGGTAGAAGGACTTCGGGATGTAGGCTCGTCTCAATCCCCTTTCAACAGTTTTCTGCTGCTTCAAGGCTTAGAAACTCTTTCCTTAAGAGTTGAACGACACAGCGAAAACGCACTTAAGCTCGCTAAATTCCTGAAAGGACATGAAGCTATTGAGTGGATCAATTACACCGGACTTCCTGAGCACGACTACCACGAGCGTGCGAAGAAGTATCTGAAGAAAGATCATTTCGGATCAGTCTTTACGTTTGGTGTAAAAGGCGGATATGATGCCGCCCGAGAATTCATTGAAGGTGTGGAGCTTTCAAGTCACCTAGCTAATGTAGGCGATGCAAAAACCCTGGTTATACATCCAGCATCTACAACCCATCAACAGCTAACGGATAAGGAACAACAAGCTAGTGGTGTTAAAGGCGACCTGATCCGTGTATCGGTAGGAATTGAGCATATCGATGACATTATCGAAGACTTCGAGAAGGCCTTTGCCAAAATTAAAGTAACAGCATAA
- a CDS encoding methyltransferase type 11: MTNSVQEYYGKVLKSTNDLKTTACCTTENIPDYHKKILADIEDEVLAKFYGCGSPIPSELEGKVVLDLGCGSGRDVYLASKLVGPDGHVIGVDMTEEQLDVANRNLDKQMKKFGFEKPNVEFKNGYIEDLKAIGIEDNSVDVVISNCVINLSPDKRRVYEEIFRVLKPGGELYFSDVFSDRRVPQHLVDDPVLFGECLSGALYIEDFRRMLRDVGCLDYRVVTGHKIDIENAEIEQKVGMVNFESLTIRAFKLDAVEDICEDYGQVATYQGTIPESPHAFMLDDHHLFETGKPMLVCGNTAAMVEETRYGKHFKVTGNRNTHFGAFDCEPSSSPSSSEDSAMGACC; the protein is encoded by the coding sequence ATGACGAATAGCGTACAAGAATATTACGGTAAGGTCCTTAAGAGTACGAATGATTTAAAAACAACGGCCTGCTGTACTACGGAGAATATTCCTGATTATCACAAAAAAATACTAGCTGATATAGAAGATGAAGTATTGGCGAAATTCTATGGTTGCGGATCACCCATTCCATCTGAGCTGGAAGGGAAAGTGGTTTTAGATCTTGGCTGTGGGAGCGGGAGGGATGTTTATTTGGCTTCGAAATTAGTAGGTCCTGACGGTCATGTGATTGGGGTTGATATGACCGAAGAGCAACTGGATGTAGCAAACCGAAACCTCGATAAGCAAATGAAAAAGTTTGGTTTCGAAAAACCCAATGTAGAATTCAAGAACGGGTATATCGAAGATCTGAAAGCAATTGGAATCGAAGACAACTCTGTTGATGTAGTGATTTCGAATTGTGTGATCAATCTATCGCCGGATAAAAGGAGGGTTTATGAGGAGATATTTCGTGTACTGAAACCGGGTGGGGAATTATATTTTTCAGATGTTTTTTCTGACCGAAGAGTGCCTCAGCACCTAGTGGATGATCCCGTTCTATTTGGAGAATGCCTGTCAGGAGCATTATATATCGAAGACTTCCGCCGCATGCTTAGAGATGTTGGATGTCTTGATTATCGAGTTGTTACCGGACATAAAATTGATATCGAGAACGCCGAAATTGAGCAAAAAGTAGGAATGGTCAACTTTGAATCACTGACCATTAGAGCTTTTAAACTGGATGCCGTTGAAGATATCTGCGAAGACTACGGTCAGGTAGCAACATATCAGGGCACTATACCAGAATCGCCTCACGCATTTATGTTAGATGATCATCATCTTTTTGAAACTGGGAAGCCTATGCTGGTTTGTGGCAATACAGCTGCAATGGTTGAAGAAACCCGATACGGGAAGCATTTCAAAGTAACAGGAAACCGGAACACACATTTTGGAGCCTTCGATTGTGAGCCTTCCTCTTCACCCAGTTCTTCAGAAGATTCAGCGATGGGTGCCTGCTGTTAA
- a CDS encoding GTPase Era, whose protein sequence is MENKPHKSGYVAIIGKPNAGKSTLMNNILGSKISITTHKAQTTRHQIVGIFSDEDTQIVFLDTPGVISPKYELQKAMMKTVERARSDADLILFIHDPMDTHPPDDVVNLIKSINKPIYLVVNKMDAANQEKAEKSVADLEAKMKIRSVHYISATMGTGVEELMEEVKKGLLPGPPFYPKEDLSEHPVRFFVSELIREQIFLQFHQEIPYSCTVEVISYDEDVDIDRIHADIIVNQKSQKGMLIGKGGSAIKELGIEARKSVEGFIGKQVYLELHVKVREKWREKEGWVRNLGY, encoded by the coding sequence ATGGAAAATAAGCCTCATAAGTCTGGATATGTAGCCATCATCGGAAAGCCGAATGCTGGGAAATCTACGCTGATGAATAATATTCTGGGGAGTAAAATTTCTATTACTACTCATAAAGCTCAGACTACGCGCCATCAGATTGTTGGGATTTTTTCGGATGAGGATACCCAAATTGTTTTCTTGGATACACCCGGAGTTATCAGTCCGAAATATGAGCTCCAAAAAGCCATGATGAAGACAGTAGAACGAGCCCGTTCTGATGCCGATCTCATACTCTTCATCCATGACCCAATGGATACACACCCGCCGGATGATGTGGTAAATCTGATTAAATCCATCAATAAACCCATCTATTTAGTGGTGAATAAAATGGATGCTGCCAATCAGGAAAAAGCGGAAAAATCAGTGGCAGATCTTGAAGCAAAAATGAAAATCCGGTCCGTTCACTATATTTCTGCAACTATGGGAACAGGAGTTGAAGAACTGATGGAAGAGGTAAAAAAAGGCCTGTTGCCCGGACCGCCCTTCTATCCAAAAGAAGACCTAAGCGAGCACCCCGTTCGATTCTTTGTGTCAGAGTTAATAAGAGAGCAAATATTTCTGCAATTTCACCAGGAAATCCCCTACTCCTGTACGGTTGAAGTTATTTCATATGATGAAGATGTGGACATCGATCGCATTCATGCCGACATCATTGTAAACCAGAAATCCCAAAAAGGAATGCTGATTGGAAAAGGCGGATCAGCCATCAAAGAACTCGGTATTGAAGCCCGAAAATCTGTTGAAGGATTTATTGGGAAGCAGGTCTACCTGGAACTCCATGTGAAAGTCCGTGAAAAATGGAGAGAAAAAGAAGGCTGGGTTCGGAATTTGGGATATTGA